The following are encoded together in the Streptococcus oralis genome:
- a CDS encoding thiamine-binding protein has product MKASIALQVLPLSQGVDRIAIIDQVITYLQAQSVTMVVTPFETVLEGEFDELMRILKEALKVAGQEADNVFANVKINVGEILSIDEKLEKYTETTH; this is encoded by the coding sequence ATGAAAGCAAGCATTGCCTTGCAAGTCTTGCCCCTATCGCAGGGGGTTGATCGAATTGCTATTATCGATCAGGTTATTACTTATCTGCAAGCTCAGTCCGTGACCATGGTAGTGACACCCTTTGAAACGGTATTGGAAGGGGAGTTTGATGAGCTCATGCGCATTCTCAAAGAAGCGCTGAAAGTGGCCGGGCAGGAGGCAGATAATGTCTTTGCCAATGTCAAAATAAATGTAGGAGAGATTTTAAGTATTGATGAGAAACTTGAAAAGTATACTGAGACGACACATTAG
- a CDS encoding Veg family protein, protein MSDAFTDVAKMKKIKEEIKAHEGQVVEMTLENGRKRQKNRLGKLIEVYPSLFIVEFGDVEGDKQANVYVESFTYSDILTEKNLIRYLD, encoded by the coding sequence ATGTCAGATGCATTTACAGATGTAGCCAAGATGAAAAAAATCAAAGAAGAGATCAAGGCGCATGAGGGACAAGTCGTTGAAATGACTTTGGAAAATGGCCGTAAGCGCCAAAAAAATAGATTGGGTAAGCTAATTGAGGTTTATCCATCTCTATTTATCGTTGAATTTGGGGATGTTGAAGGAGACAAACAAGCCAATGTCTACGTTGAATCCTTTACCTACTCAGATATCTTGACAGAAAAGAACTTGATTCGCTATCTAGACTAA
- a CDS encoding CHAP domain-containing protein: MTFFKSGVKKSRCTQLSVGLATLFVTSTFLFGGESVQADSVARGDDYPLHYKNGSVEIDQWRMYSRQCTSFAAFRLSSVNGFEIPPAYGNANEWGHRARREGYRVDTKPEVGAIAWSTEGYYGHVAWVSNVSGDTIEIEEYNYGVREKYNRRKVKASSMTGFIHFRDLSANHSVSEGSRNSELPSSGTIVFTGKSPIMDQPSSTGQVIDYYYAGESVSYDQIIEKDGYKWLGYLSYSGARRYVQYTKLSNTEKGWKKEGGSWYYRENGKLATGWKKVNGNWYHLKENGAMSTGWIKDDSHWYYLKASGEMQTGWLKDKGTWYYLEESGRMKASQWFQVSGKHYYVDASGALAVNTIIDGYRLDSDGVRIGSVS, translated from the coding sequence ATGACGTTTTTTAAATCAGGAGTTAAGAAGAGTAGATGTACTCAGTTGAGTGTAGGGCTGGCTACTTTGTTTGTTACAAGTACCTTTTTGTTTGGTGGAGAATCGGTTCAAGCTGATAGTGTAGCGCGTGGAGATGACTATCCGCTTCACTACAAAAATGGTAGTGTTGAAATCGATCAGTGGCGGATGTATTCTCGCCAGTGTACCTCTTTTGCGGCCTTTCGTTTGAGTAGTGTAAATGGCTTTGAGATTCCCCCTGCCTACGGAAATGCGAATGAATGGGGACATCGTGCAAGGCGAGAAGGCTACCGTGTGGATACTAAGCCAGAAGTTGGGGCTATTGCATGGTCGACAGAAGGTTATTATGGGCACGTGGCCTGGGTATCAAATGTATCAGGGGATACGATTGAGATCGAAGAATATAACTATGGGGTTCGAGAAAAGTATAACCGTCGAAAAGTCAAGGCTAGTTCGATGACAGGTTTTATTCATTTCAGGGATTTATCCGCTAACCATAGTGTGAGTGAGGGTTCTCGTAACTCAGAGCTTCCGTCCAGCGGGACAATAGTATTCACGGGGAAATCGCCTATTATGGACCAACCGTCAAGTACAGGACAAGTTATTGACTACTATTATGCTGGTGAGAGTGTAAGCTATGACCAGATTATTGAAAAGGACGGTTATAAGTGGCTCGGTTATCTATCCTACAGTGGTGCTAGAAGATATGTGCAGTATACAAAGTTAAGCAATACAGAGAAAGGCTGGAAAAAAGAAGGAGGGAGTTGGTATTACCGAGAGAATGGTAAGCTGGCGACAGGATGGAAAAAAGTTAATGGCAATTGGTATCATTTAAAAGAAAATGGGGCCATGTCAACTGGCTGGATTAAGGATGACTCTCACTGGTATTATCTAAAGGCTTCGGGTGAGATGCAGACGGGATGGCTTAAAGACAAGGGAACTTGGTATTACTTAGAGGAATCTGGCCGGATGAAAGCTAGTCAATGGTTCCAAGTCTCGGGTAAACATTACTATGTCGATGCTTCGGGAGCCTTAGCTGTTAATACGATTATTGATGGCTACAGACTAGACAGTGATGGGGTAAGGATAGGAAGTGTTTCTTAA
- a CDS encoding ABC transporter permease, translating into MRNLKSILRRHISLLGFLGVLSIWQLAGIFKLLPKFILPTPFEILQSFVRDREFLWHHSWATLRVALLGLVLGVLIACIMAVLMDSLTWLNDLIYPMMVVVQTIPTIAIAPILVLWLGYGILPKIVLIILTTTFPIIVSILDGFRHCDKDMLTLFSLMRANPWQILWHFKIPVSLPYFYAGLRVSVSYAFITTVVSEWLGGFEGLGVYMIQSKKLFQYDTMFAIIILVSIISLLGMKLVDISEKYVIKWKRS; encoded by the coding sequence ATGAGAAACTTGAAAAGTATACTGAGACGACACATTAGTCTATTGGGTTTTCTAGGAGTCTTGTCAATCTGGCAGTTAGCAGGAATATTCAAACTTTTACCCAAGTTTATCCTGCCAACCCCTTTTGAAATTCTCCAGTCCTTTGTTCGTGACAGAGAATTTCTCTGGCACCATAGCTGGGCGACCTTGAGAGTGGCTTTGCTAGGTCTAGTCTTGGGAGTCTTGATTGCCTGTATCATGGCGGTGCTTATGGACAGTCTGACTTGGCTCAATGATCTTATCTACCCTATGATGGTGGTTGTTCAGACCATTCCGACCATTGCCATAGCCCCTATCCTGGTCTTGTGGCTAGGCTATGGAATTTTGCCCAAGATTGTCTTGATTATCCTGACGACAACCTTCCCTATCATCGTTAGTATTTTGGATGGATTTAGGCACTGTGACAAGGATATGCTGACCTTGTTCAGTCTGATGCGAGCAAATCCTTGGCAAATCCTGTGGCATTTTAAAATCCCGGTCAGCCTGCCTTACTTTTATGCAGGACTGAGGGTCAGTGTCTCCTACGCCTTTATCACAACAGTGGTATCTGAGTGGTTGGGAGGCTTTGAAGGACTAGGTGTTTACATGATTCAGTCCAAGAAACTGTTTCAGTATGATACTATGTTCGCCATTATTATTCTGGTGTCGATTATCAGCCTTTTGGGTATGAAGTTGGTCGATATTAGTGAAAAATATGTTATTAAATGGAAACGTTCATAG
- the polA gene encoding DNA polymerase I translates to MDKKKLLLIDGSSVAFRAFFALYQQLDRFKNANGLHTNAIYGFQLMLNHVLERVEPSHVLVAFDAGKTTFRTEMYADYKGGRAKTPDEFREQFPFIRELLNHLGIRHYELPQYEADDIIGTLGRLAEKDSFDVTIVSGDKDLIQLTDEHTVVEISKKGVAEFEAFTPDYLMGKMGLTPAQFIDLKALMGDKSDNIPGVTKIGEKTGIKLLLEHGSLEGIYENIDGMKASKMKENLINDKEQAFLSKILATIETQAPIEIGLDDLVYNGPDVENLGKFYDEMGFKQLKQALNVSSTDASESLDFTIVDHVSQDMLSADSIFHFELFGENYHTDDLVGFAWSCGDKLYATDKLGLLQEPILKNFLEKTPLKVYDFKKAKVLLNRLGLNLHAPAFDSRLAKYLLSTVENNEISTIANLYGQTYLVDDETFYGKGVKKAIPEREKFLEHLARKVAVLVETEPVLLEKLSEHGQLDLLYDMEQPLAFVLAKMEIAGIKVKKETLLEMQAENEVVIEQLTQEIYELAGEEFNINSPKQLGVLLFEKLGLPLEYTKKTKTGYSTAVDVLERLAPIAPIVKKILDYRQIAKIQSTYVMGLQDWILDDGKIHTRYVQDLTQTGRLSSVDPNLQNIPVRLEQGRLIRKAFVPEWEDSVLLSSDYSQIELRVLAHISKDEHLIKAFQEGADIHTSTAMRVFGIERPEDVTPNDRRNAKAVNFGVVYGISDFGLSNNLGISRKEAKAYIDTYFERFPGIKNYMDEVVREARDKGYVETLFKRRRELPDINSRNFNIRGFAERTAINSPIQGSAADILKIAMIQLDKALVEGGYQTKMLLQVHDEIVLEVPKSELAAIKVLVKQTMEEAIQLSVPLIADENEGATWYEAK, encoded by the coding sequence ATGGACAAGAAAAAATTATTATTAATTGATGGATCTTCTGTTGCTTTTCGAGCTTTTTTTGCGCTCTATCAGCAGTTGGATCGGTTTAAAAATGCTAATGGCCTTCATACCAATGCAATTTACGGCTTTCAACTCATGTTGAATCATGTCTTAGAGCGGGTTGAGCCCAGCCATGTTTTGGTAGCCTTTGATGCAGGTAAGACGACTTTCCGAACAGAGATGTATGCAGACTACAAGGGTGGCCGTGCTAAAACTCCAGATGAGTTTCGTGAGCAATTTCCCTTCATTCGTGAGTTGTTAAATCATCTTGGGATTCGCCATTATGAACTGCCCCAGTATGAAGCGGATGATATCATCGGAACTCTAGGCCGTTTGGCTGAGAAGGATTCTTTTGATGTGACAATCGTTAGCGGAGATAAGGATTTGATCCAGTTGACGGATGAGCATACGGTGGTAGAGATTTCCAAGAAAGGTGTGGCTGAGTTTGAGGCCTTTACACCAGATTACCTCATGGGAAAGATGGGCCTCACACCAGCTCAGTTCATTGATCTTAAGGCTCTTATGGGGGATAAGTCTGATAATATCCCTGGTGTCACGAAAATCGGTGAAAAGACGGGTATCAAACTCTTGCTGGAACATGGTTCGCTCGAGGGTATTTATGAAAATATCGATGGGATGAAGGCTTCTAAGATGAAGGAAAATCTCATCAATGACAAGGAACAAGCCTTTTTGTCTAAAATCTTGGCGACCATTGAAACTCAGGCACCAATTGAGATTGGACTAGATGATTTGGTCTATAATGGCCCAGATGTGGAAAATCTTGGGAAATTCTACGATGAGATGGGCTTCAAACAGCTCAAACAAGCTTTGAATGTTTCGTCAACGGATGCGTCTGAAAGTTTGGATTTCACTATCGTTGACCACGTCAGTCAAGACATGCTGAGCGCAGACTCTATCTTCCACTTTGAACTCTTTGGGGAAAACTACCATACAGATGACTTGGTTGGTTTTGCCTGGTCCTGCGGGGATAAACTTTACGCCACAGACAAACTTGGGCTCTTGCAGGAGCCGATTCTCAAGAATTTTCTAGAAAAAACACCTCTGAAAGTGTATGACTTTAAGAAAGCGAAGGTTCTTTTAAATCGCTTGGGCTTGAACCTGCATGCCCCTGCTTTTGACAGCCGTTTGGCAAAATACTTACTCTCGACAGTCGAGAACAATGAAATTTCAACCATTGCGAATCTCTATGGCCAGACTTACTTGGTCGATGATGAGACTTTCTACGGTAAGGGTGTCAAGAAAGCTATCCCTGAGAGAGAGAAATTCTTGGAGCACTTGGCTCGCAAGGTTGCTGTATTGGTTGAGACTGAGCCTGTTTTACTTGAAAAACTCAGTGAACATGGACAGTTAGACCTTCTCTATGACATGGAGCAACCTCTGGCTTTTGTCCTTGCTAAGATGGAAATTGCTGGGATCAAGGTCAAAAAAGAAACCCTACTTGAAATGCAGGCTGAAAATGAGGTCGTCATTGAGCAACTCACTCAAGAGATTTATGAACTGGCTGGTGAGGAGTTTAATATCAATTCTCCTAAGCAGTTGGGCGTCCTTCTCTTTGAAAAACTTGGTCTGCCTCTAGAATACACCAAGAAAACCAAGACAGGTTACTCGACAGCCGTGGATGTGCTAGAGCGACTAGCTCCTATTGCGCCGATTGTTAAAAAAATCCTCGACTACCGTCAGATTGCTAAGATCCAATCTACCTATGTGATGGGTTTGCAAGACTGGATTTTGGATGATGGCAAGATCCACACGCGCTACGTGCAAGATTTGACTCAGACCGGACGTCTATCTAGTGTAGATCCAAACTTGCAAAATATCCCTGTTCGTTTGGAACAAGGCCGTCTCATTCGTAAGGCTTTTGTGCCTGAGTGGGAGGATAGCGTGCTGCTCAGCTCGGACTATTCACAGATTGAATTGCGCGTCTTGGCACATATCTCTAAAGATGAGCACTTAATTAAGGCCTTTCAAGAGGGAGCAGATATCCATACCTCGACGGCCATGCGGGTCTTTGGAATTGAACGCCCTGAGGATGTGACTCCAAACGACCGTCGTAATGCCAAGGCGGTTAACTTTGGAGTGGTTTACGGGATTTCAGACTTTGGCTTGTCTAATAATCTGGGCATCAGCCGTAAGGAAGCAAAAGCCTACATTGACACTTACTTTGAACGCTTCCCAGGTATTAAAAACTACATGGATGAAGTGGTGCGTGAGGCGCGTGATAAGGGTTATGTAGAGACTCTCTTCAAGCGTCGTCGTGAGTTGCCAGATATTAATTCGCGCAACTTCAACATTCGTGGTTTTGCAGAGCGGACAGCTATCAACTCCCCTATCCAGGGATCTGCAGCAGATATTCTTAAGATTGCTATGATTCAACTAGACAAAGCTCTAGTTGAAGGTGGCTATCAGACCAAGATGCTGTTACAAGTGCATGATGAAATCGTCCTCGAGGTTCCGAAATCAGAACTAGCAGCCATCAAAGTACTGGTGAAACAAACCATGGAAGAAGCCATCCAACTCAGTGTTCCTCTTATCGCAGATGAAAATGAAGGGGCAACCTGGTACGAGGCTAAATAA
- the dnaB gene encoding replicative DNA helicase yields the protein MAEVEELRVQPQDILAEQSVLGAIFIDESKLVFVREYIDSRDFFKYAHRLIFQAMVDLSDRGEAIDATTVRTILDSQGDLQNIGGLSYLVEIVNSVPTSANAEYYAKIVAEKAMLRRLISKLTESVNQAYEASKPVDEIIAQAEKGLIDVSENANRSGFKNIRDILNINFGNLEVRSQQTTDITGIATGYRDLDHMTTGLHEEELIILAARPAVGKTAFALNIAQNIGTKLDKTVAIFSLEMGAESLVDRMLAAEGLVESHSIRTGQLTDEEWQKYTIAQGNLANASIYIDDTPGIRITEIRSRSRKLAQETGNLGLILIDYLQLITGTGRENRQQEVSEISRQLKILAKELKVPVIALSQLSRGVEQRQDKRPVLSDIRESGSIEQDADIVAFLYRDDYYDRAGEEEEGIPNNKVEVIIEKNRSGARGTVELIFQKEYNKFSSISKREA from the coding sequence ATGGCAGAAGTAGAGGAACTGCGAGTTCAACCTCAGGATATTTTAGCAGAACAATCTGTTCTGGGGGCTATTTTTATAGATGAGAGTAAGCTCGTTTTTGTCCGAGAATACATTGATTCTCGTGACTTCTTTAAGTATGCTCATCGGTTGATTTTCCAAGCGATGGTAGACTTGTCGGATCGTGGAGAAGCGATTGATGCAACAACAGTTCGGACGATTTTGGATAGCCAAGGAGATCTGCAAAATATTGGTGGATTGTCCTATCTTGTTGAAATTGTCAACTCAGTACCAACTTCAGCTAATGCGGAGTATTATGCTAAAATTGTTGCAGAAAAGGCTATGCTACGTCGCTTGATTTCCAAGTTGACAGAGTCTGTCAACCAAGCCTATGAAGCTTCTAAGCCTGTAGATGAAATCATTGCGCAGGCTGAAAAGGGGCTCATTGATGTAAGTGAAAACGCCAATCGTAGTGGGTTCAAGAATATTCGAGATATTCTGAATATCAACTTTGGGAATCTAGAAGTTCGGTCACAACAAACAACGGATATCACAGGTATTGCTACAGGCTATCGTGATTTGGACCATATGACGACAGGTCTCCACGAGGAGGAGCTGATTATCCTAGCGGCGCGTCCAGCGGTTGGTAAGACAGCCTTTGCCTTAAATATTGCTCAGAACATCGGGACCAAGTTGGACAAGACGGTTGCCATCTTTTCACTGGAAATGGGTGCAGAAAGCCTAGTAGACCGTATGTTGGCAGCAGAAGGTTTGGTGGAGTCTCATTCTATCCGTACGGGTCAATTGACTGATGAGGAGTGGCAAAAGTATACCATTGCCCAAGGGAATCTAGCCAACGCGAGTATCTATATTGATGATACGCCAGGGATTCGGATCACGGAAATTCGTTCGCGCTCACGCAAACTAGCTCAAGAAACGGGCAATCTAGGATTGATTTTGATCGACTACCTACAGCTTATTACAGGGACTGGTCGTGAGAACCGCCAACAAGAAGTCTCTGAAATTTCTCGTCAGTTAAAAATCCTAGCTAAAGAGCTAAAGGTTCCAGTCATTGCTCTTAGTCAGTTATCTCGTGGAGTGGAACAGCGTCAGGATAAGAGACCAGTCTTGTCTGATATTCGTGAATCGGGTTCTATCGAGCAGGATGCGGATATCGTAGCCTTTCTATACCGTGACGACTACTACGATCGTGCGGGTGAAGAAGAGGAAGGAATTCCAAATAACAAGGTTGAGGTTATCATCGAGAAAAACCGTAGTGGAGCTCGTGGAACGGTGGAATTGATTTTCCAAAAAGAATACAATAAATTTTCAAGTATCTCAAAGAGGGAGGCATAA
- a CDS encoding ABC transporter substrate-binding protein encodes MKKTWKVFLTLVTALVAVVLVACGQGTASKDNKEAELKKIDFILDWTPNTNHTGLYVAKEKGYFKEAGVDVDLKLPPEESSSDLVINGKAPFAIYFQDYMAKKLEKGAGITAVAAIVEHNTSGIISRKSDNVTSPKDLVGKKYGTWNDPTELAMLKTLVESQGGDFEKVEKVPNNDSNSITPIANGVFDTAWIYYGWDGILAKSQGVDANFMYLKDYVKEFDYYSPVIIANNDYLKDNKEEARKVIQAIKKGYQYAMEHPEEAADILIKNAPELKEKRDFVIESQKYLSKEYASDKEKWGQFDADRWNAFYKWDKENGILKEDLTDKGFTNEFVK; translated from the coding sequence ATGAAAAAAACATGGAAAGTGTTTTTAACGCTTGTAACGGCTCTTGTAGCTGTCGTGCTTGTGGCTTGTGGTCAAGGAACTGCTTCTAAGGACAACAAAGAAGCAGAACTCAAGAAGATTGACTTTATCCTAGACTGGACACCAAACACCAACCACACAGGGCTGTATGTTGCCAAGGAAAAAGGTTATTTCAAAGAAGCTGGAGTGGATGTTGATTTGAAATTGCCACCAGAAGAAAGCTCATCTGACTTGGTAATCAATGGCAAGGCACCATTTGCTATCTATTTCCAAGACTACATGGCTAAAAAATTGGAAAAAGGTGCAGGAATTACTGCCGTTGCAGCTATCGTTGAGCACAATACATCAGGAATCATTTCTCGTAAATCTGACAATGTCACCAGTCCAAAAGACTTGGTTGGCAAGAAATACGGTACTTGGAATGACCCGACTGAGCTTGCTATGTTGAAAACCTTGGTAGAATCACAAGGTGGAGACTTTGAAAAGGTTGAAAAAGTACCAAACAACGACTCAAACTCTATCACACCAATTGCCAATGGCGTTTTTGACACTGCTTGGATCTACTACGGTTGGGATGGTATTCTTGCCAAATCTCAAGGCGTAGATGCTAACTTCATGTACTTAAAAGACTATGTCAAGGAGTTTGACTACTACTCACCAGTTATCATCGCAAACAACGACTATCTAAAAGACAACAAGGAAGAAGCTCGTAAAGTCATCCAAGCCATCAAAAAAGGATACCAATACGCCATGGAGCATCCAGAGGAAGCAGCAGATATCCTCATCAAGAATGCACCTGAACTCAAGGAAAAACGTGACTTTGTCATCGAATCGCAAAAATACTTGTCAAAAGAATACGCAAGCGACAAGGAAAAATGGGGACAATTTGACGCTGACCGCTGGAATGCCTTCTACAAATGGGATAAAGAAAATGGCATCCTTAAAGAAGACTTGACAGACAAAGGCTTCACTAACGAATTTGTGAAATAA
- a CDS encoding SIALI-17 repeat-containing surface protein: MDKKKVILTSLASAAVLGASVLVSQPSVVKADEGKAEEQAVVPAQPQAGAEGESGAQTEKGSENAGPANPGATNPAKMTKEELMKALDELEEQAISDIEDKEAIEDKEAAAEAVKEYIGKMYISDTLESGELSLDNIIAELPEGAEDKAVVTGPEVQTNKKLSTEEKALLDQAEKDAKEQVSQATDALVQALESLENAVIEDIKKDASITDKEAAIKEAKEEIGKEDLLKAIADEDLEIGDVIVDWPADTSEHKTAAEPVSEFTDEDQAKLDEADKEAQVDAAKVRSDLIATLEKNEKSTIDDINKDATITDKEAAIKAAKEVIGKDAILKSIEEGELDASDLLEDFLAEDSDQVTPAEATSQEDFSSQDQAKLAVADKEAAEEAKKEEEAKQAAEAKAHSELLTALEGIEKSTIDDINKDATITDKEAAIKVAKEVIGKDAILKAIEEGDIEASDLLADFLAEDSDQVTPAEAKTQSQLSSQDQAKLATADKEAAEEAAKVRSDLIATLEKIEKSTIDDINKDATITDKEAAIKAAKEVIGKDGILKAIEDGDIEASDLLDDFLAEDSDQVTPAEAKTQSQLSSQDQAKLAVADKEAAEEAAKVRSDLIATLEKIEKSTIDDVNKDTTITDKEAAIKAAKEVIGKDGILKAIEEGDIEASDLLDDLLAEDSDQVTPAEAKTQSQLSSQDQAKLAAADKEAAEENSNAKKLELSKLEEQVAKIKAQLSSLQVSGDKNSQVKDLQQALADYEDAIKTLSSVMSAVLEIEDFKGGVNAVEAATAELPEYKQGANAVEAAVNEVPVYAESGAPVVANVPAYGESGAPIVNNALPYAESGTPAVANVPVYAESGTPIVNNALPYAESGTPAVANIPAYAESGAPAVVNVPAYAESGTPSVANVPAYAESGAPAVNEVPVYGESGVPALANVPVYAESGAPAVATIPAYAEKIEPAVNEVPEYTGSEASLATNPTLGTKQDRTYKAPAATDEQFLPNTGSQDASAVASLGFAGLLLGLLPFAKRKLNK, translated from the coding sequence ATGGACAAGAAGAAAGTTATTTTAACAAGTTTAGCAAGTGCAGCTGTATTGGGTGCTAGTGTACTCGTTTCACAGCCTTCAGTAGTTAAGGCAGATGAAGGGAAAGCAGAAGAGCAGGCAGTTGTTCCTGCACAACCACAAGCTGGAGCAGAAGGGGAGAGCGGTGCTCAAACTGAAAAGGGATCAGAAAACGCTGGTCCAGCTAATCCTGGTGCGACAAATCCAGCTAAGATGACCAAAGAAGAGTTGATGAAGGCTTTGGATGAACTTGAGGAACAGGCGATCAGTGATATTGAGGATAAGGAAGCAATTGAGGACAAAGAGGCTGCAGCTGAAGCTGTGAAGGAATATATCGGTAAGATGTATATTTCAGATACTCTTGAGTCTGGAGAGCTTAGCTTAGATAATATCATCGCTGAATTGCCAGAAGGTGCAGAAGATAAGGCAGTGGTAACAGGTCCTGAAGTTCAAACTAATAAAAAATTATCTACTGAGGAGAAGGCTCTACTAGACCAGGCTGAAAAAGATGCCAAAGAACAAGTGTCTCAAGCGACAGATGCTTTGGTTCAAGCCCTAGAATCTCTTGAAAATGCTGTAATTGAAGATATTAAAAAAGACGCTTCAATAACCGATAAAGAAGCGGCTATCAAAGAAGCCAAAGAAGAGATTGGTAAAGAAGATCTTTTGAAGGCTATCGCAGATGAGGATTTGGAGATTGGTGATGTTATTGTAGACTGGCCAGCAGATACAAGCGAGCACAAAACGGCAGCTGAACCTGTATCAGAATTCACAGATGAGGATCAAGCTAAGTTAGACGAAGCTGATAAAGAGGCTCAGGTTGATGCAGCCAAAGTTCGCTCAGATTTAATCGCTACCCTAGAAAAAAACGAAAAATCAACTATCGATGACATCAACAAGGATGCCACTATCACTGATAAGGAAGCAGCCATCAAGGCAGCTAAAGAAGTGATTGGCAAGGACGCTATCTTGAAATCCATCGAAGAAGGTGAGCTAGACGCCTCAGACTTGTTAGAAGACTTCTTGGCAGAGGATAGCGATCAGGTGACACCAGCCGAAGCGACGAGCCAAGAAGATTTCTCAAGTCAAGACCAAGCAAAACTCGCTGTAGCGGACAAGGAAGCGGCTGAGGAAGCCAAGAAAGAGGAAGAAGCTAAGCAAGCTGCAGAAGCAAAGGCTCACAGCGAATTGTTGACTGCCCTTGAAGGTATCGAAAAATCAACCATCGACGACATCAACAAGGATGCCACTATCACTGATAAGGAAGCAGCCATCAAGGTGGCTAAAGAAGTGATTGGCAAGGATGCTATCTTGAAAGCCATTGAAGAAGGCGATATTGAAGCGTCAGACTTGTTGGCAGATTTCTTGGCAGAAGACAGCGATCAGGTAACACCAGCCGAAGCAAAAACTCAATCTCAACTTTCAAGCCAAGACCAAGCTAAACTCGCTACAGCCGACAAGGAAGCAGCGGAGGAAGCAGCAAAAGTTCGCTCAGATTTAATCGCTACCCTAGAAAAAATTGAAAAATCAACCATAGATGACATCAACAAGGATGCCACTATCACTGATAAGGAAGCAGCGATTAAGGCGGCTAAAGAAGTGATTGGCAAGGACGGCATCTTGAAAGCTATCGAAGATGGAGATATTGAAGCATCTGACTTGTTAGATGATTTCTTGGCAGAAGACAGCGATCAGGTGACACCGGCCGAAGCAAAAACTCAATCTCAACTTTCAAGCCAAGACCAAGCTAAACTGGCTGTAGCGGACAAGGAAGCAGCGGAAGAGGCAGCCAAAGTTCGCTCAGATTTAATCGCTACCCTAGAAAAAATCGAAAAATCAACCATAGACGACGTCAACAAAGATACTACTATCACTGATAAGGAAGCGGCGATTAAGGCAGCTAAAGAAGTGATTGGCAAGGACGGCATCTTGAAAGCCATCGAAGAAGGCGACATTGAAGCGTCCGACTTGTTAGATGATTTATTGGCAGAAGACAGCGATCAGGTGACACCAGCCGAAGCAAAGACTCAATCTCAACTTTCAAGTCAAGACCAAGCTAAACTCGCTGCGGCAGATAAGGAAGCTGCGGAAGAAAATAGTAATGCGAAAAAACTTGAGCTAAGTAAATTAGAAGAGCAAGTTGCTAAGATTAAAGCGCAATTATCAAGTTTACAAGTTTCTGGTGACAAGAATAGTCAAGTCAAAGACTTGCAACAAGCTTTAGCAGACTATGAGGATGCTATTAAGACTCTAAGTAGTGTCATGTCAGCTGTTCTTGAAATTGAAGACTTTAAAGGTGGGGTGAACGCAGTAGAAGCTGCAACTGCAGAGTTGCCAGAATACAAGCAAGGTGCAAACGCGGTAGAAGCTGCTGTAAATGAAGTCCCAGTCTATGCAGAAAGTGGCGCTCCAGTCGTAGCGAACGTTCCAGCTTACGGAGAAAGCGGTGCCCCAATAGTAAACAATGCTCTGCCTTATGCAGAAAGTGGCACTCCAGCCGTAGCGAATGTCCCAGTCTATGCAGAAAGTGGTACCCCAATAGTAAACAATGCTCTGCCTTATGCAGAAAGTGGCACCCCAGCTGTAGCGAATATCCCAGCCTATGCAGAAAGTGGTGCCCCAGCCGTAGTGAATGTTCCAGCTTATGCAGAAAGCGGAACCCCATCCGTAGCGAATGTCCCAGCTTATGCAGAAAGCGGAGCTCCAGCCGTAAATGAAGTTCCAGTTTATGGCGAAAGTGGCGTCCCAGCCCTAGCAAATGTTCCAGTTTATGCAGAAAGTGGTGCTCCGGCAGTGGCTACTATTCCAGCCTACGCTGAAAAGATTGAACCAGCAGTAAACGAAGTTCCAGAATATACTGGCAGTGAAGCTTCTTTGGCTACAAATCCTACTCTCGGAACGAAACAAGATCGTACCTACAAAGCGCCTGCAGCAACAGATGAACAATTCCTTCCAAATACAGGAAGCCAAGATGCTTCAGCAGTTGCATCGCTAGGATTTGCTGGTCTCCTTCTTGGTTTGCTACCATTTGCAAAGAGAAAATTAAACAAATAA